GTCAGGGAAAAGGCAAGGGGATCACGGAAAAGGCAAATTCTCCCCTTCATCAGAAAAGGAATTAATGGGTCTGTATTGACAGGAACACAGAAGCAAGTAAGAATGTGTtaaggaggactggagagatggttcagcagttaagagcactgactgctcttccagaggtcctgagttcaattcccagcaacaacttggtggctcacaaccatctgtaatggggtctgatgccatcttctagtgtgcctgaagacagtgtactcacatacataaataaataattctctcaaaaaaaagaaaaaagatgtgttAAGGAGTAATACTCGGCCTTACAGATGGTTCCAATAGCTTCTCCCCGCAAACCACATTAGTTGTTTCTTAATgagcataaaataatttttacaaccCTTGTAATAAAGAAACTTGGCCAGGTATGGTGATACACATCTGTAATTGCAGTGCTGGagtctgatgcaggaggatttttgagtttgaggccagcctgggtttctctggaagaccctatctctaaacaacaaaaatagaaagaaatcccTGAAGATACACCTCAGTAAAGAGATAAAAACCTTGGTCATGAATCAGGATGTCACTATGTGACTCCTAAGGAAATTCAATGAGACAGGCACATCACTTCAGTTGTGCTTCTAAAACGGctcataaaaatcaaacacaatccgggcagtggtggagcacacctttaatcccagcacttgggaggcagaggtaggcagatttctgagttcgaggctagcctggtctagagtgagttccaggacagccaggaccacacagagaaaccctgtctcagaaaaccaaaaaaaaaaaaaaaagtcatacacAAAAATCATTTACACGCATACCAACGGATAGTATGCCAATTAACCATGAGGTAATTAAACATCTCAAGGCCATGGAGAAAGGCTAAAGAACAGCTTCACACTGGTGTAAGCTAAAGGGGCAAGACAACTGGAAACCAGGGGCCATCCCAGACAGGATTCTAGACCTAAGTTGGAAACAGCAGCATACGCGGTATTAATTTCAGTAGAGTTCTTGGACACCAGGGTGTGAAGTTCTGAACTGGCACATTCCCTAAAACCCTCAGGTTGAAACCCTGGCCCTGGTGGAACTCTGTTCAGATGAAAGAGTTGAAAGAGTTATTAAGGTTAAATGAGATCATAATGGTGGAACAACTGACTGATCAGAAGGGGCTAGTGCTCCTTTAAGAAAGACATCAGCAAGCTTGCTGACTCCTGTCAGGCATGTGAGTACACAAGTCTGCCACTAGTGAGAGAGATTCCTCATGAAAAATTAGCCACCACCTTGATCTTGGTTCTTCAGCTTCCAGAAATGTAATACATTTGTTGAGTAACCTCTTCTGAAGTGTGCTGCTATGATGGGTCAAGGTGATAGCATTGTATTACTATGCTATGATCGCACAACATTGGGCTGATGTTAAATACTTGATGGATGCCTGTGCTGTGTCCTTGTAATCAACACTCATGCAAGGATTCGGTTTACAGTTCCAGAATATCGTCTGTCTGCCCTCGTCTCCAAGGGTACAAAGATCTTTAAGATCTTGGAAACCAGGTGAAGGATAAGTAGGGAATGCATTATTTACGCAATgtttatataacttttaaattatttcaaagtgAATATTGGAGATTGAAACATTTTAGCTATCATCCAGAAACACTTTTATATACATGAGCTGTTATTTTTCATTATCATACAGGAATTGGATTGGtacctatttcattttattaaaagagAAATCTAGAAAGACCTACATCACTTTACTGCTATCAAAATGGCTGTTCCTCAGATATTCACTTTCAATTAATAAGAAAGCAATAAATAAGAAAGCAGTCATGATTGCAACCCTATTATTGACATATTTATACAGCTGTTTTGAAAAATATGGAGAAACAATAGCTGGAAAGGGAAAATAGTTGAAGGAAATATATTGTTGGCTTTAAGCACATTAACATTAGCAtaggattttaaaaacatttacaagtatattgtttgcatgtatgtgccatgtatgtgcagtgcctgAAGAAGGTAGAATCACATTCCCAGGAACTGAAGTCAGAGACAGTTCTGTGTCCCTAGGTGAGTGCAGGaaactgaagccaggtcctctacaagaacagcagatgctcttaaggtctgagccacctctccagccccctcataTAGAATTTGAGTCTATGCGGTAAGAAAAGTAACATGAGAGCAAAATGTTGACAATCTGGTATCAGAATGAAAGTACATGCAGAGGGAAAGGGTGATCAAACACTGTCATACCAggatgggagaaaggaagaagtctgTAACTTCCGTGACCACGTACTAGAGTGATGTCCTAGACGATGCCTAGAGCCATCAGCGCTGTGGCCACTATTCTGTTACTTCCTCAAGGCCATCATCTCCACTGTCACCAAAGTATAGATGCCCCTCACTTCTgcttccccttgccctgctcaTTCTCACCGTGGGACTTACATCATGTTCTTCCTGCAGTGTGAATCAAATCATATCCAATCACTCCCATTTTGTCCCTTAGCCATGGCTGAAATAGCTCTGTAGTATCAGGTGTCTGTGCCTGCTGTGACCCCATTTGCTTTCACTGTTAACTCTGCTCGCTCTGCACGCTCCCACACTgaccctgtttttgttgttgttgtttggctttgttgATATTCAATCCTGTCCAACTTATTTCTGCCTCTGGACTTGTGTACATGTGAGATTTTTGTCTCGTGGGTAGCTCTTTCACAGTTTGGGAGTAGGCTCAAATGTCACCTCCAGGAAGACCTTCGTTTACCTCTTTAGAATCCCTCCCCATTGTCACTCTCAATGACTTCATGCCATCATCAGCTAGTTTCATAGCAGACACTGTTAGTTGAAattcctttattttacatttattttctgagtCCTTCAGTAGAGGCTGCAGTCAATAACAAAAGTCATTGTACCTGACTTAGTTTGGAATGTCCCCAGCAAACTAAAAAGGTGTATGGCTCAGTGAGAGTCAAGGAATACATGCTGATTGACTGACAGCTCTTTCGGCTTTCAGTTCCAATCCACAATGTGGGGATAGTTAGACCCACAGCGGCCATCAGAAATAAGCTCTAGCTTATGAAGGTGGAAAGGTGGGCACGAGAGAGCTATTGGCTTCTTACAGCTTCTCGAAGAAGGAAAGTCTTTTCTTTAATGGAGCAATTGATCACACCGATCACACTCACAGACCAGCACATCAATGAGTTAGTTCGCCTTCAGACTGGACTCTGGATAATAATAATGTCGGGGGAGAGTAGTTTTGGAAGGAGCCTGGAGTAGGGGATGAATATGACCCAAATACAGAGTAAAATACCCTCAAAGAAGTAATAAAACCAAAccattattttgaaaaagaaatgaccTAACTTTTATAAAAGTCTTACTATGCTTCAAGCAATGGCAAAATCACATTATATTCTTACCCTCTTTGAATTACTGTGATTTCCATTCACGAAACAGGGCCATCAGGTTACAGAGAagtcatattaaaataaaacttatgcAAGGACAAGACTTGAGTAAATTCATTGATGCTTAACCTCGGAATCTGCTCTCAGTGCTATTTAATATTGGTCCTGGTTTGTGTAACATTTAGAGAACTGAAGAAAGCTTTAGCGTATTTCCCAGGGGTCTCTGCCTGCAAGATGCACATCTTTATTCCTTCAGTCCCTCCTTTAAAGGCCCTCCTGTCCTGGTCCCTCTATTCTGACAAACTTGGTTTTTTTCAGCGGCCGTCTGACCTAATGGTTTTGCTGGGTAAATAGCAGAGGGGTGATGAGCGCAGTGGGAGACATCTGCCCATGGGGCTGAGAAGATGCACAGGTCGAGGGTGTTGGAGAGAAAGGCGGTTCTCACAGTAAGTGTTCCTGAAAGAGGGACGTTTGCCTGCGCTCAGTCTGCGGTGGAAAGCAACGGGGCTTAGCGAACCCCAAGTGGGAGCCCCGCGGCAGAGCTGCCGCTGGGGGCCGCTAGGTCGAGACAAAGGCTGGCGAAGTTTGGGAAGATGGGGATACAAGCCCCAGTGAGGAGTTTGCACGCCGAAGGCCCAAATGCATTTTCTGCAAAGTAAACTAAAGAAGCATCCCAAGGAAACAAAAGTGCAAGGCACAGTCACTTAGCAAAAAAACGCGAACTTACCCTCTTCGGGCCACCCGGCCTCCGTAGCGCCACTGCTACCTGTGGAATCTGGTAGTCAAGGCAGCAGCGGGGGCTCAAGCCGGGTACCGCGAGACTCGCGAGGTCTCGCGAGATCTCGCCAGCGGCCCCGGCGGGCGGATGTTCTTTCCGGGGGGTTATGGGAGGGCTCTGGTGTCCGGGATGGAGGTTGGTGGCTTCGTGTGGCCGGGGCTGGAGGCAGCCCGGGTGGTCAGGGCGGACTGTGGTGAACGCAGAGCGGGTGCTTAGGCCCGGGTGGGATGGGCTCGGAGGCGCAGAGCAGGGTCTGAGACGCCTCGGGACATGGAAGCGCCCGAGCGGGGTTCGGGGGCCCGCGGCGCAGCCGCCAAGGCGGCCGAGGAGCAGCAACCCTTTCCAGCGCGCGCAGGAGGACGAGTGGCGGCGGCGGAACAAGACGGTGCTCACCTACGTGGCCGCGGCCGCCGTGGGCATGCTGGGGGCCTCCTACGCCGCGGTGCCCCTCTATCGGCTCTACTGCCAGGTAAGGGAGGGGGCGAGGCGCGGCACGGATTCCACCTGAGCCATCCCCCTGCCGGGGAGGCCGAGGTCACCCGCcggaggggggagggggcgtCGCCTCGGATCCAGACCGGGAAGGACGTGCCCAAGGTCACTAAAAAAAAGCTTGCAAGTGGAAGCCGGTTCCGGTAATGATGGAGCTGGTGCCACCCTTCAAAGGGCTATCAGTACAGCCATTCTGTGAAGCGCGGGGAGAAGGTACCGCTAACAGTTCGTGAGTTAGGGCGGCTGTCGCATACCTGGAGGTTCACAGGACACCTCCCCTGCCCCAGATAATTGTCCAACCTAAAATGCTAATAGTATACATAGGCCGAGACCCACAGAAATGGAATTGACACTCCTGTGTTCAAGCTTTCCTCATTCTAGGTTAGCATCATCAGCCTAGGCTAGGTTAGCATCATCAGGCTAGGCTGGGTTAGCCTGaggtttaggaaaaaaaaaaagaaaaaaccctaaaATCAAGTTCCACGTTAAGCACCGATATTTCCAAAAGAATGCCCTGTTACTTGTGGAATCAACGAGTTttagagaaggaaataaatacgGGAAGCCATAGAATGGTCCCACTTCATGAGCAAATTAAAATGTAACCCAGGAAAACTGTGACAGACTCAGTAATATAGGCTTGAGCCCAggacattatttttctgttttctgcattttAGTTTAAACACCAAACTTGAGAAACTTCAATAACATGTCCCTAGAATATATAAGGAATTGTTTTGTTATTGTAGGATGGCACACTTAATTGCTTTTTATTCAGCCGACTTAAAtcctttatgaaaaaaaaaatagttcaccTTAAAACTGAGTCTCTGAAACAGAATCACATCCTTACCTGTTAACTAAGGTCAAATTTATGATTTATCTTTTAGGGTTAAAGTTTAATTTGACAATATTGAGAGAAATTGAAAAAGCTAAGTAACATGTGTAACAAGcgaaagaaagataataaaatattaatatggtagggttttttttttttttagcctcttCCTTTAGCCTCatatggctttttgtttttctggtgtaaGAAAGGTAAGTTATCTAGAAGGGAGAATTCTGGTAACCTCAGGCAGCAGTACACCTTGGAAGTAATACCACCTCTACATCTAATGAGGAAATAATGGTGATGACGAAACGTCAGACCCAAATTACTCTTTTGGTACTTTAGGGTAGTTGGCGGGGCAGGGTAGcccaacaagaagaagaaagtcagGGCCTCATTAACTGTGATGAAGGGTAAATAGGTGTGGATGCAGAGATTACAACTAAGAGGCAGGAAACCATTAACCTCCAACGTGGGAAAACAGTTACGATGCCCTAGGAAGGCAGAATATAAGAATAAAGTTATGAACTTAATGTGAACTGTAAAATCCATGGTACAGAAAAGTATACACAGGAACGTGGAAGTAGATATTTCCTCATTTAAGTTAAAATGACCAGGTTTGGTTCAACTTTTTAAGTGAGTAATAGTTTATGTAAAATATACTAGCAGTGAAGGGGACTGTGTTTAATGAAAATCACACTTGAAAATATTTGGCATCCTCTCAGAGATTAATAGTTTGTCTTCAagttttgcttttcaaaagtAGGAATCACTTTAACAAATACAGGCAAACCGTTGACGCAGTTACAAGAATGGCCAGAGGTAGCATACAGTTTGGCTCCAAGTAGAGCATTCAATCGCTTTCCAAATGTTACTTTTCTGCAGTAAGTCCGTGAAGATCTAAACCCTGCTGTTTACCATATGCAGTGTCTGTTGTAGACTACTGGGCTTGGAGGATCAGCAGTGGCCGGGCACTCCTCAGACCAGATCGAGAACATGGTGCCTGTCAAGGATCGCATCATTAAGGTCACCTTCAATGCTGACGTTCATGCCAGTCTCCAGTGGAACTTCAGACCTCAGCAAACAGAGATCTATGTGAGTGACTAGTGCACCTGTCTAAGGTCATTTCAAAACGCTAGGACACCTCACTAATAATTACACTCAATAATTGTGAAATATAATTCATGAAATGTAGTTGTACAAGTGTTTTGAAatgtctactttctttttttttttggatagtttctttatttacgtttcaaatattatcctccccctttcctcacaccccctgcttctataagggtgttactctacccacccacccactcccacttccctgcccttgattcccctacactggggcatctatcaagccttcataggaccaaggatccctcctctcattgatgcctgacaagccatcctcttctacatatgcagctagagccatatgtactccttggttgatggcttagtccctgggagctctggggggtctggttggttgatattgttgttcttcctatagggttgcaaaccccttaaactacttcagtcctttctctaactcctctattggggacctgGAGAtgagtctaatggttggctgagagcatctgtctctgtatttgtaaggctctggcagagcctctcaggagatagctatatcatgctcctgtcagcatgcacttcttggcatccacaatagtgtctgggtttagtaactgtatatgggatgaatccctaggtgggacggtatctggatggcctttcctttagtatCTGCtttacactttatctccatatttgatcctgtattttgttttccttctaagaaggaccaaagcacccatacttttagtcttccttcttcttgagcttcatgtggtctgtgaattgtatcttgagtatttggagcttttggactaatatccactcatcagtgagtgcataccatgtgtgttcttttgtgattgggttacctttctcaggatgatattttctggttctatgcatttgtctaagaatttcatgaattcattgtttttaatagctgagtagtatttcattgtgtaaatgtaccacattttctgtatccattcctctattgaaggacatctggattctttctagcttctggctgttataaataagactgctatgaacatagtggaacatgtgtccttatgacatgttggaacatcttctgggtatatgcccaggagtggtatagctgggtcctcaggtagtactatatccaattttctgaggatttccaaactgaattccagagtggttgtaccagtttggaatcccaccagcagtggaggagtgttctttctctgcatcctcgccagcatctgtcacctgagttttcgatcttagccattctgactggtgtgaggtggaatcttcgggttgttttgatttgcattgcccagatgactaagggtgttgaacatttctttatgtgcctctcagccattcagtatttctcagttgaaaattctttgtttaactctttaCCCCATTTCTTCTCGGGAGTGAAatgtctactttttaaaagtgcCTTCCTTCCCTTTGAATGTAACTATAACATTAGAGGTTTTTGTGAGAGTCTCAatgtgtagcccagcctggcctaaaACTCATGGTCCTGCCTCAACTTAGCCTAGCTTgctatttttcttgatttctccatgtattaacttttgttttaaacaaaagtttTATTCAGTCAGTTTTATTCTGGTTGTAAACTTATTGTATTACAATATAAGATTTAACGTCAGTTCAACATTGATATCCTCTTAAAGAAATTCAACTATGGCATTAAGGTCTATGTGATTTAGAGGTATAGAGGCATGTACTTTGTATGGTGCTGactatattttaacttttaataacCTGGAACAAAGTCATGTGTTTATAATTGTGATTAAAAGCTGATTGAATCCCTTGGTCATTAATGTTGAGTTTATAGCAGTACCTAGTCATATTATATAGCTTTCTGACTTTTACTCTGGTGGTATAGATGACAGTAAGAAAAATGTGGAGAATCATAATCATAAAAAGTAATTTACTGGTTTATCAGAAGTATTTCTgtccctcaaaaagaaaaaaatgtaattttgggGGTAGGAGAAAGTACTGAGGTCTGAACCAAGGGTCTTTTatgttccaccactgagctaagCATCCCcactactaataaaaatatttagatgtGAGTCAGTTATTTCAATGGTAACAGAAGTAACCATACTCCTATATTGTATCCAAATGCTTGTAAATTTTTACTAATTGCAGTTCTGGAAGGATTTGAAGTGAGATTTGCATGTTAATTGGAGATGACACTCAAAAGCTTTAATATCACACATTATTAACAAACTCTTATACATCATAGTGCTTGTCCAGTTTAGTGACCATCACCTAATATTCATTAAGAATTTTGTAGGTTATAGCTTTGGATAATGGTTCAAATTGCATAGCAGTAAACAGGGTGATGGTGAATTGGTATAGGTGACAGGATGTCCAATGGAATCTTTTTATAGCCTTGGGtgccactgtttttgtttttaatttttcaaattattaacTGAACAGATTTTGctctgtttgttttactttggttaTATATTTATGGCACTCAGAATTAAAGTAAGTTTAACATTGTCGTCCTTCAAAAGATTTGGCAATCATGACATTCAGGTTTAACTATTATAAAGTATTTGGGCTTGAGTTGTGGTTTGCTTAGTTTGTCCTTGGACACATGGTAATTAATTTGTAGGTTATTGCTTGAAGAATGTCAGACAACCAACAGGGACATTCATAACTATGGTTCTTTATTGACATAAGCAAATATAATCTGAATCTAAGATAGGCTTGTTGCAATATTCCCAGTACATTGGATTAGGTATTATGGTCCAGTTAGGTATTAGGTATAATAGGCAAATAATATGACTTAATTTAGCAGGAGGAAAGCATGGCACTGGAGCTAATGTGTGTTTATTAAAACAGGTGGTACCAGGAGAGACTGCACTGGCATTTTATAAAGCTAAGAATCCTACTGACAAACCAGTAATTGGAATTTCTACGTATAATGTTGTACCGTTTGAAGCTGGACAGTATTTCAATAAAATACAGGTAAACTGAATATAAACTTTATGATAAATGTTTGAGCAACTGCTTAATATGAATTAAATGCTTTTAGTTTCTAAGAATTCTTTTCTGGCTGGGTGTTATAGTttaagcctgtaatcctagtactcaggaggctgagatgggagcAGGGCCATGAGGTAGAGGCCAGCCAGATATGTAATTGATACTAGCCTGACCTAGGCTTCAGTGTGAGACCCtgattcagaaacaaaacaaaagcatcagTTAGTACTTATTTTGTCTAAAtataaagcctttaaaaaaaattaaaaaaaaaaaaacctcttcattACCTACACCAGCTAGATGGTGTTTGctccttttgtttgttcgtttgttttgagacagggtctgtgtaatcctgactgtcctgggactctatgtagaccaaggCTGACTGGTGGTGTCAAAGGGCTGCACCACTACATCTGGCTACTGTATTTATAACCCTTAAAGCAAAACTCGGCCTTTGATGAAAAGATGCTATTATCCTATAATGGTGCTTAAGGGTAGGGAATGAATATTGCTTTAAGTAATAGAGTTGGCCTGCTATTATTCACCAAGTATCTTTCTATAATTTATAGTGCTTCTGTTTTGAAGAACAAAGGCTTAATCCACAAGAAGAAGTAGATATGCCGGTGTTTTTCTACATTGATCCTGAATTTGCAGAAGATCCAAGAATGGTGAATGTCGACCTCATCACTCTGTCTTACACTTTTTTTGAAGCGAAGGAAGGGCACAAGTTGCCAGTTCCAGGCTATAATTGAAGCAGCTCCCAAGGCCTGCTTCAGATTTGTGATTTTTGGAAAATCATGTATTGCTTTCTCAGAAGAGAAATATTCTacaataatgtattttaaagcctcgtattttaaatggttttacctttctttctttctttgcaccTTCATTTATCCCACTTAAGACTGAAAGAACAAGTTCAAAATTCAGTCTGCGGTGAAAAGATGCTGCTATCCTGTGATGGTGCTTAAGGGTAGGAAACAAACACAGCTCTGTTTTAAGTAATAGAATATGAATATTGTTCATATTCCAAGCCTGAAGAATATATGACTGCCCAAGTGTGACTATTAAAAACTGCATCATGGGCCAGGAATATTAATCAGTGGGTTcaataaagtgtttgccacataGGCCTGACAACTTGATTTCTATTCCCGGAACCAGCCTTAAAAGAGTGAATACAGTAGCtcctacctgtaatcccagagttcTTACAGTGAGCTGGGAGGTAGGGCCAGGAGAATCATCTTGCCTGTATATGCATGCTCTGGCtgcccacacacaaacacataaactgCTTTAATAGTTCAGTTTAAGTCCTCCTGAAGTATTAGCCCTTCACATCTATAATAATGTATCTATCTGAAAACTTCGAAAGAGAAGCGATATGCAACTGTTTAGTTCATAAGCATGCTGGCTGCTGTTTTCCTTCAGTATAACCTGACAccatttacaaattttaaaatttatcttcttAATATGTGAGGAGGATGAATGCCACCCATGCTGCAGCAGACAATGGGCAAGCTGTGGGAGACAGCTTTGTCTTACTGTCTCAGGAATCAGGGGAGCGCGTGCTTTCACCTGCTGAGTTTTCTTTGGCTGGCCCAACAGTTAAAAACTCAGTGTGGAGTGGAGGAGGAGTCACTTGCTCCCACGtttgccttctgagtgcaagTGTGCCTTTTTCTGTTAAGCTCGAGGGCTGTTTTATTCCGAGTACTGACTAGATAATCATCTGGAAATGACAGAATCACCATCTAACAGAAGAATTACACCTGCTAGTCTAAGCTAGCATTTACCATCATAAATCCAAGTTCATTAACATCATGTAAGGGTAAAATTGTGAAGATTTACTGACATAAAAGCTCATTAAACtagaagacaaaacaacaacaacacaactgACAAATTAatagtaatttaattttatgtaaatgatgCATCGTCCAGTTTTCCAAGAGTCTTTGTTTCAAATCAGAATGTGAATTATAATAAAAGGCAAGAATGTTTAACATTCTTGTTAAACAAGAATGTTTAACAAGAATGTTTACATAGGACTAACTACATCTTAGGCCACCTGATGCAGTGGCCTACTCAGGCActtgaaatataattaaacaagTCTCTCAAGCAATTCTAAAccaaaatgttatttataaacaAGTACAAACTGAATTGTACATTCAGATTCAGTTAAATAAAGgcactcattt
Above is a genomic segment from Mus caroli chromosome 11, CAROLI_EIJ_v1.1, whole genome shotgun sequence containing:
- the LOC110305777 gene encoding cytochrome c oxidase assembly protein COX11, mitochondrial, which produces MGGLWCPGWRLVASCGRGWRQPGWSGRTVVNAERVLRPGWDGLGGAEQGLRRLGTWKRPSGVRGPAAQPPRRPRSSNPFQRAQEDEWRRRNKTVLTYVAAAAVGMLGASYAAVPLYRLYCQTTGLGGSAVAGHSSDQIENMVPVKDRIIKVTFNADVHASLQWNFRPQQTEIYVVPGETALAFYKAKNPTDKPVIGISTYNVVPFEAGQYFNKIQCFCFEEQRLNPQEEVDMPVFFYIDPEFAEDPRMVNVDLITLSYTFFEAKEGHKLPVPGYN